From a single Erpetoichthys calabaricus chromosome 1, fErpCal1.3, whole genome shotgun sequence genomic region:
- the LOC114648209 gene encoding tumor necrosis factor receptor superfamily member 10B-like — translation MNFLKSVWIIYMGLFTCFLLQPVSGSDEAGASDSLKNRTIRGVSCPQNTYQYQGRCCIKCPAGEHVKNHCISDMTASICEPCTPGVDYTSYENGLEQCRPCTTCRSIDQEEVSQCTVKQNRICQCREGSFFCNINHPCEVCKRCKKCKEGEIEITRCNATTDTDCGSSVTTKKPEEEGNTEEGSSHGIYLAILLPVIIVVILLAIYFWKKKNRQQSTRNTEDDPESASKMLHQDNESKENQEERQNNANNSLMLKKTQTENEDEDKGIGGSIGTAHSSQNSLPSVCNTIPLQNNSESSTGNESSAEDFKEEIPFLIPDQDKALEKSLDYFSFVFVRERPKFLRSIGLDDNEIQKAHYRHPKSTDEELHSALLMWLESNGAKSDINTLLRALYELNQKHTAENITKTLIEKKLYRKANG, via the exons ATGAACTTTTTAAAAAGCGTATGGATTATTTATATG GGCTTGTTTACATGTTTCCTGCTTCAACCAGTTTCAGGGAGTGATGAAGCAGGAGCGAGTGACTCCCTGAAAAACAGAACCATCCGAGGTGTTTCTTGTCCACAAAATACGTATCAATATCAAGGACGGTGCTGCATCAAATGCCCTGCTG GAGAACATGTGAAAAATCACTGTATATCAGATATGACAGCAAGTATCTGTGAGCCTTGCACTCCTGGAGTAGACTACACAAGCTACGAGAATGGCCTGGAGCAATGCCGTCCCTGCACAACCTGCAGATCAATTG ATCAAGAAGAAGTGTCTCAATGTACTGTCAAGCAGAACAGAATATGCCAGTGTCGAGAAGGCTCCTTCTTCTGCAACATTAACCATCCTTGTGAAGTGTGTAAACGCTGCAAAAA ATGTAAAGAAGGCGAGATTGAAATTACACGGTGCAATGCAACCACAGACACTGATTGTGGCAGTTCCGTTACTACTAAAAAGCCTGAAGAGGAAGGTAATACAGAAGAAG GTTCTTCACATGGAATATATCTGGCCATTTTGTTACCAGTTATCATAGTTGTGATACTTCTGGCAATTTATTTCTGGAAGAAGAAAAATCGGCAACAAAGTACTAGAA ATACTGAAGATGACCCCGAATCCGCAAGCAAGATGTTACATCAG GATAATGAAAGTAAAGAAAATCAAGAAGAGAGGCAGAATAATGCAAACAACAGTTTAATgctgaagaaaacacaaacagaaaatgaagaTGAAGATAAAGGCATAGGAGGGAGCATTGGCACAGCACATTCATCACAAAACAGCCTTCCCTCAGTGTGCAACACCATTccactccagaacaactcagagTCCTCTACAGGGAATGAATCCTCG GCAGAAGACTTCAAAGAGGAGATCCCATTTCTTATTCCTGATCAGGACAAAG CCCTCGAAAAAAGTCTAGACTACTTCAGCTTTGTTTTTGTACGGGAGCGGCCCAAGTTCCTAAGGAGCATTGGACTGGATGATAATGAAATACAGAAAGCACATTACCGGCACCCAAAAAGCACAGATGAGGAGCTTCACTCTGCCTTGCTGATGTGGTTGGAAAGCAATGGAGCCAAATCTGATATAAACACTCTGCTGAGGGCATTGTATGAGCTGAACCAGAAGCATACAGCTGAAAATATAACCAAAAcccttatagaaaaaaaattatatagaaAAGCAAATGGCTAG